The following proteins are encoded in a genomic region of Thunnus maccoyii chromosome 8, fThuMac1.1, whole genome shotgun sequence:
- the LOC121902089 gene encoding moesin-like isoform X3, with protein MSTSPPTSCDWMLLVEQKNINVRVTTMDAELEFAILPSTTGKQLFDQIVKTIGLRETWFFGLQYQDSKGFSTWLKLNKRVTAQDVKRDNPLLIKFRGKFYPEDVADELIQEATQRLFFLQVKESILNDDIYCPPETAVLLASYAVQVKHGDYRKDYHVPGYLTREKLLPQRVLEQHKLNKNQWEERIQVWHKEHKGMLREDAMVEYLKIAQDLEMYGVNYFSIKNKKGSELWLGVDALGLNIYDKKDKMTPKIGFPWSEIRNISFNDKKFVIKPIDKKAPDFVFYVPRLRINKRILALCMGNHDLYMRRRKPDTIEVQQMKAQAREEKNKRQMERALLETEKKKRENAEKETEKIARETMELMERLRQIEEQTKRAQDELEEQTRRALELEKERTLAQKEAESLDKDRRAAVEAKAALLQQSDTQMKSQESLVDATELAELTSKISQLEEAKKKKDEETNRWQKRAMMAEADLERTKEELKSKLMGVHIQDSVHPHMHDHDETDESSAEASAELTSPGMVRDRSEEERVTEAQKNQRLQKNLKFLSTELAGAVDESKKTPNDLIHAENVKAGRDKYKTLRQIRQGNTKQRIDEFESM; from the exons atgtcaact TCCCCACCAACCTCTTGTGATTGGATGCTCCTGGTTGAACAGAAGAAT ATAAATGTCCGAGTTACAACCATGGATGCTGAGCTGGAGTTTGCCATCCTGCCCAGCACGACTGGCAAACAGCTTTTTGATCAG atAGTGAAGACAATTGGGTTGAGGGAAACCTGGTTCTTTGGCCTCCAGTATCAGGACAGCAAAGGCTTCTCCACCTGGCTCAAGCTGAACAAGAGG GTGACAGCTCAAGATGTGAAGAGGGACAATCCTTTGTTGATTAAATTCAGGGGCAAGTTTTACCCTGAGGATGTGGCAGATGAACTGATCCAGGAGGCAACGCAGCGCCTCTTCTTTCTGCAG GTAAAAGAGAGCATCCTTAATGATGACATATATTGTCCACCTGAGACTGCAGTGCTTTTGGCTTCATATGCAGTCCAGGTCAAACATGGAGACTACAGGAAAGACTATCATGTACCAGGATACCTTACAAGAGAGAAGCTGCTGCCACAAAG GGTTTTAGAGCAGCACAAGCTGAATAAGAATCAGTGGGAAGAAAGAATCCAGGTGTGGCATAAAGAGCACAAGGGAATGCTGAG AGAGGACGCCATGGTGGAGTACCTGAAGATAGCTCAGGATCTAGAGATGTATGGTGTCAACTACTTCAGCATCAAGAACAAGAAAGGATCAGAGTTGTGGTTGGGAGTGGACGCGTTGGGACTCAACATCTATGACAAAAAGGACAA GATGACCCCAAAGATTGGCTTTCCCTGGAGTGAAATCAGAAATATTTCCTTCAATGACAAGAAGTTCGTCATCAAACCAATCGACAAGAAAGCTCCG GACTTTGTTTTCTATGTACCCCGTCTTCGCATCAACAAACGTATCCTGGCGTTGTGTATGGGGAACCATGACCTGTACATGCGCAGACGTAAACCTGACACCATCGAGGTGCAGCAGATGAAGGCCCAGGCCAGGGAGGAGAAGAACAAGAGGCAGATGGAAAG GGCTCTGCTCgagactgagaaaaaaaagcgAGAAAATGCTGAGAAGGAAACAGAGAAGATTGCCCGTGAGACCATGGAGCTGATGGAGAGATTGAGACAGATTGAAGAGCAGACAAAGAGAGCTCAAGATG AGCTGGAGGAGCAGACTCGCAGGGCTCTTGAGttagagaaggagaggacacTCGCACAGAAGGAGGCTGAGAGTCTGGACAAAGACCGCAGAGCTGCAGTGGAGGCTAAAGCAGCCCTGCTACAACAGTCTGATACTCAGATGAAGAGCCAGGAAAGCCTGGTAGAC GCCACTGAGCTGGCAGAGCTTACCTCTAAGATCTCTCAGCTGGAAGAGGCCAAGAAGAAAAAGGACGAGGAGACAAATAGATGGCAGAAAAGG GCGATGATGGCAGAGGCTGATTTGGAGCGAACCAAAGAGGAGCTGAAGTCTAAACTCATGGGTGTCCACATCCAGGATTCAGTCCACCCTCATATGCATGATCACGATGAGACGGATGAGAGCAGCGCAGAGGCAAGTGCTGAGCTGACTTCTCCAGGCATGGTCCGTGATCGCAGCGAGGAGGAAAGAGTAACAGAGGCCCAGAAGAACCAGAGACTGCAGAAAAACTTGAAG TTCCTGAGCACTGAGCTGGCTGGAGCTGTAGACGAGAGCAAGAAGACCCCCAATGACCTGATCCACGCTGAGAATGTGAAGGCAGGCCGTGACAAATACAAGACCCTACGTCAGATTCGTCAGGGCAACACCAAACAACGCATTGATGAATTTGAGTCCATGTGA
- the zc4h2 gene encoding zinc finger C4H2 domain-containing protein, which yields MADEQEIMCKLENILEIRNKTIQMQKIKSRLKIEFEALESEEKHLKEYKQEMDLLLQEKMAHVEELRLIHADINVMESTIKQSENDLNKLLETTRRLHDEYKPLKEHVDALRMTLGLHRLPNLNEEEEKLSLDYFEKQKAEWQKEPHEPAIPESLAAAAAAAQQLQVSRKQDARQTATFRQQPPPMKACLSCHQQIHRNAPICPLCKAKSRSRNPKKPKRKPDE from the exons ATGGCAGACGAACAAGAAATCATGTGCAAATTAGAAAATATCTTGGAAATACG GAACAAGACTATCCAGATGCAGAAGATTAAGTCTCGTCTGAAGATTGAGTTTGAGGCTCTGGAATCTGAGGAGAAGCATTTAAAAGAGTACAAACAAGAGATGGATCTCCTTTTACAGGAGAAGATGGCACATGTGGAGGAGCTGCGGCTCATCCATGCAGATATCAATGTG ATGGAGAGCACCATCAAGCAGTCAGAGAATGACTTGAACAAGCTGCTAGAGACAACTCGCCGCCTGCATGATGAGTACAAACCTCTGAAGGAACATGTTGACGCCCTTAGGATGACTTTAGGTCTACACAGACTCCCTAACCTgaatgaagaagaggagaagctGTCTCTGGA TTACTTTGAGAAGCAAAAAGCAGAGTGGCAGAAGGAGCCACATGAGCCCGCCATCCCAGAATCCCTTGCTGccgctgcagcagcagcacagcagctcCAGGTGTCCAGGAAGCAAGATGCCCGCCAGACGGCCACCTTCAGACAGCAACCCCCACCTATGAAG GCTTGCCTGTCCTGCCACCAGCAGATTCATCGTAATGCTCCCATCTGCCCACTGTGCAAGGCCAAGAGTCGCTCCCGCAACCCAAAGAAGCCCAAGAGGAAGCCAGATGAGTAG
- the LOC121902089 gene encoding moesin-like isoform X4, protein MLSWSLPSCPARLANSFLIRVLEQHKLNKNQWEERIQVWHKEHKGMLREDAMVEYLKIAQDLEMYGVNYFSIKNKKGSELWLGVDALGLNIYDKKDKMTPKIGFPWSEIRNISFNDKKFVIKPIDKKAPDFVFYVPRLRINKRILALCMGNHDLYMRRRKPDTIEVQQMKAQAREEKNKRQMERALLETEKKKRENAEKETEKIARETMELMERLRQIEEQTKRAQDELEEQTRRALELEKERTLAQKEAESLDKDRRAAVEAKAALLQQSDTQMKSQESLATELAELTSKISQLEEAKKKKDEETNRWQKRAMMAEADLERTKEELKSKLMGVHIQDSVHPHMHDHDETDESSAEASAELTSPGMVRDRSEEERVTEAQKNQRLQKNLKFLSTELAGAVDESKKTPNDLIHAENVKAGRDKYKTLRQIRQGNTKQRIDEFESM, encoded by the exons ATGCTGAGCTGGAGTTTGCCATCCTGCCCAGCACGACTGGCAAACAGCTTTTTGATCAG GGTTTTAGAGCAGCACAAGCTGAATAAGAATCAGTGGGAAGAAAGAATCCAGGTGTGGCATAAAGAGCACAAGGGAATGCTGAG AGAGGACGCCATGGTGGAGTACCTGAAGATAGCTCAGGATCTAGAGATGTATGGTGTCAACTACTTCAGCATCAAGAACAAGAAAGGATCAGAGTTGTGGTTGGGAGTGGACGCGTTGGGACTCAACATCTATGACAAAAAGGACAA GATGACCCCAAAGATTGGCTTTCCCTGGAGTGAAATCAGAAATATTTCCTTCAATGACAAGAAGTTCGTCATCAAACCAATCGACAAGAAAGCTCCG GACTTTGTTTTCTATGTACCCCGTCTTCGCATCAACAAACGTATCCTGGCGTTGTGTATGGGGAACCATGACCTGTACATGCGCAGACGTAAACCTGACACCATCGAGGTGCAGCAGATGAAGGCCCAGGCCAGGGAGGAGAAGAACAAGAGGCAGATGGAAAG GGCTCTGCTCgagactgagaaaaaaaagcgAGAAAATGCTGAGAAGGAAACAGAGAAGATTGCCCGTGAGACCATGGAGCTGATGGAGAGATTGAGACAGATTGAAGAGCAGACAAAGAGAGCTCAAGATG AGCTGGAGGAGCAGACTCGCAGGGCTCTTGAGttagagaaggagaggacacTCGCACAGAAGGAGGCTGAGAGTCTGGACAAAGACCGCAGAGCTGCAGTGGAGGCTAAAGCAGCCCTGCTACAACAGTCTGATACTCAGATGAAGAGCCAGGAAAGCCTG GCCACTGAGCTGGCAGAGCTTACCTCTAAGATCTCTCAGCTGGAAGAGGCCAAGAAGAAAAAGGACGAGGAGACAAATAGATGGCAGAAAAGG GCGATGATGGCAGAGGCTGATTTGGAGCGAACCAAAGAGGAGCTGAAGTCTAAACTCATGGGTGTCCACATCCAGGATTCAGTCCACCCTCATATGCATGATCACGATGAGACGGATGAGAGCAGCGCAGAGGCAAGTGCTGAGCTGACTTCTCCAGGCATGGTCCGTGATCGCAGCGAGGAGGAAAGAGTAACAGAGGCCCAGAAGAACCAGAGACTGCAGAAAAACTTGAAG TTCCTGAGCACTGAGCTGGCTGGAGCTGTAGACGAGAGCAAGAAGACCCCCAATGACCTGATCCACGCTGAGAATGTGAAGGCAGGCCGTGACAAATACAAGACCCTACGTCAGATTCGTCAGGGCAACACCAAACAACGCATTGATGAATTTGAGTCCATGTGA
- the LOC121902089 gene encoding moesin-like isoform X2, with protein MHRKGYYKYLSEEVFRLQIKKTQMSTSPPTSCDWMLLVEQKNINVRVTTMDAELEFAILPSTTGKQLFDQIVKTIGLRETWFFGLQYQDSKGFSTWLKLNKRVTAQDVKRDNPLLIKFRGKFYPEDVADELIQEATQRLFFLQVKESILNDDIYCPPETAVLLASYAVQVKHGDYRKDYHVPGYLTREKLLPQRVLEQHKLNKNQWEERIQVWHKEHKGMLREDAMVEYLKIAQDLEMYGVNYFSIKNKKGSELWLGVDALGLNIYDKKDKMTPKIGFPWSEIRNISFNDKKFVIKPIDKKAPDFVFYVPRLRINKRILALCMGNHDLYMRRRKPDTIEVQQMKAQAREEKNKRQMERALLETEKKKRENAEKETEKIARETMELMERLRQIEEQTKRAQDELEEQTRRALELEKERTLAQKEAESLDKDRRAAVEAKAALLQQSDTQMKSQESLVDATELAELTSKISQLEEAKKKKDEETNRWQKRAMMAEADLERTKEELKSKLMGVHIQDSVHPHMHDHDETDESSAEASAELTSPGMVRDRSEEERVTEAQKNQRLQKNLKFLSTELAGAVDESKKTPNDLIHAENVKAGRDKYKTLRQIRQGNTKQRIDEFESM; from the exons ATGCAT CGAAAAGGCTACTACAAGTACCTCTCTGAAGAAGTGTTTCGGctacagattaaaaaaacacaaatgtcaact TCCCCACCAACCTCTTGTGATTGGATGCTCCTGGTTGAACAGAAGAAT ATAAATGTCCGAGTTACAACCATGGATGCTGAGCTGGAGTTTGCCATCCTGCCCAGCACGACTGGCAAACAGCTTTTTGATCAG atAGTGAAGACAATTGGGTTGAGGGAAACCTGGTTCTTTGGCCTCCAGTATCAGGACAGCAAAGGCTTCTCCACCTGGCTCAAGCTGAACAAGAGG GTGACAGCTCAAGATGTGAAGAGGGACAATCCTTTGTTGATTAAATTCAGGGGCAAGTTTTACCCTGAGGATGTGGCAGATGAACTGATCCAGGAGGCAACGCAGCGCCTCTTCTTTCTGCAG GTAAAAGAGAGCATCCTTAATGATGACATATATTGTCCACCTGAGACTGCAGTGCTTTTGGCTTCATATGCAGTCCAGGTCAAACATGGAGACTACAGGAAAGACTATCATGTACCAGGATACCTTACAAGAGAGAAGCTGCTGCCACAAAG GGTTTTAGAGCAGCACAAGCTGAATAAGAATCAGTGGGAAGAAAGAATCCAGGTGTGGCATAAAGAGCACAAGGGAATGCTGAG AGAGGACGCCATGGTGGAGTACCTGAAGATAGCTCAGGATCTAGAGATGTATGGTGTCAACTACTTCAGCATCAAGAACAAGAAAGGATCAGAGTTGTGGTTGGGAGTGGACGCGTTGGGACTCAACATCTATGACAAAAAGGACAA GATGACCCCAAAGATTGGCTTTCCCTGGAGTGAAATCAGAAATATTTCCTTCAATGACAAGAAGTTCGTCATCAAACCAATCGACAAGAAAGCTCCG GACTTTGTTTTCTATGTACCCCGTCTTCGCATCAACAAACGTATCCTGGCGTTGTGTATGGGGAACCATGACCTGTACATGCGCAGACGTAAACCTGACACCATCGAGGTGCAGCAGATGAAGGCCCAGGCCAGGGAGGAGAAGAACAAGAGGCAGATGGAAAG GGCTCTGCTCgagactgagaaaaaaaagcgAGAAAATGCTGAGAAGGAAACAGAGAAGATTGCCCGTGAGACCATGGAGCTGATGGAGAGATTGAGACAGATTGAAGAGCAGACAAAGAGAGCTCAAGATG AGCTGGAGGAGCAGACTCGCAGGGCTCTTGAGttagagaaggagaggacacTCGCACAGAAGGAGGCTGAGAGTCTGGACAAAGACCGCAGAGCTGCAGTGGAGGCTAAAGCAGCCCTGCTACAACAGTCTGATACTCAGATGAAGAGCCAGGAAAGCCTGGTAGAC GCCACTGAGCTGGCAGAGCTTACCTCTAAGATCTCTCAGCTGGAAGAGGCCAAGAAGAAAAAGGACGAGGAGACAAATAGATGGCAGAAAAGG GCGATGATGGCAGAGGCTGATTTGGAGCGAACCAAAGAGGAGCTGAAGTCTAAACTCATGGGTGTCCACATCCAGGATTCAGTCCACCCTCATATGCATGATCACGATGAGACGGATGAGAGCAGCGCAGAGGCAAGTGCTGAGCTGACTTCTCCAGGCATGGTCCGTGATCGCAGCGAGGAGGAAAGAGTAACAGAGGCCCAGAAGAACCAGAGACTGCAGAAAAACTTGAAG TTCCTGAGCACTGAGCTGGCTGGAGCTGTAGACGAGAGCAAGAAGACCCCCAATGACCTGATCCACGCTGAGAATGTGAAGGCAGGCCGTGACAAATACAAGACCCTACGTCAGATTCGTCAGGGCAACACCAAACAACGCATTGATGAATTTGAGTCCATGTGA
- the LOC121902089 gene encoding moesin-like isoform X1: MTPQRKGYYKYLSEEVFRLQIKKTQMSTSPPTSCDWMLLVEQKNINVRVTTMDAELEFAILPSTTGKQLFDQIVKTIGLRETWFFGLQYQDSKGFSTWLKLNKRVTAQDVKRDNPLLIKFRGKFYPEDVADELIQEATQRLFFLQVKESILNDDIYCPPETAVLLASYAVQVKHGDYRKDYHVPGYLTREKLLPQRVLEQHKLNKNQWEERIQVWHKEHKGMLREDAMVEYLKIAQDLEMYGVNYFSIKNKKGSELWLGVDALGLNIYDKKDKMTPKIGFPWSEIRNISFNDKKFVIKPIDKKAPDFVFYVPRLRINKRILALCMGNHDLYMRRRKPDTIEVQQMKAQAREEKNKRQMERALLETEKKKRENAEKETEKIARETMELMERLRQIEEQTKRAQDELEEQTRRALELEKERTLAQKEAESLDKDRRAAVEAKAALLQQSDTQMKSQESLVDATELAELTSKISQLEEAKKKKDEETNRWQKRAMMAEADLERTKEELKSKLMGVHIQDSVHPHMHDHDETDESSAEASAELTSPGMVRDRSEEERVTEAQKNQRLQKNLKFLSTELAGAVDESKKTPNDLIHAENVKAGRDKYKTLRQIRQGNTKQRIDEFESM; encoded by the exons ATGACTCCACAGCGAAAAGGCTACTACAAGTACCTCTCTGAAGAAGTGTTTCGGctacagattaaaaaaacacaaatgtcaact TCCCCACCAACCTCTTGTGATTGGATGCTCCTGGTTGAACAGAAGAAT ATAAATGTCCGAGTTACAACCATGGATGCTGAGCTGGAGTTTGCCATCCTGCCCAGCACGACTGGCAAACAGCTTTTTGATCAG atAGTGAAGACAATTGGGTTGAGGGAAACCTGGTTCTTTGGCCTCCAGTATCAGGACAGCAAAGGCTTCTCCACCTGGCTCAAGCTGAACAAGAGG GTGACAGCTCAAGATGTGAAGAGGGACAATCCTTTGTTGATTAAATTCAGGGGCAAGTTTTACCCTGAGGATGTGGCAGATGAACTGATCCAGGAGGCAACGCAGCGCCTCTTCTTTCTGCAG GTAAAAGAGAGCATCCTTAATGATGACATATATTGTCCACCTGAGACTGCAGTGCTTTTGGCTTCATATGCAGTCCAGGTCAAACATGGAGACTACAGGAAAGACTATCATGTACCAGGATACCTTACAAGAGAGAAGCTGCTGCCACAAAG GGTTTTAGAGCAGCACAAGCTGAATAAGAATCAGTGGGAAGAAAGAATCCAGGTGTGGCATAAAGAGCACAAGGGAATGCTGAG AGAGGACGCCATGGTGGAGTACCTGAAGATAGCTCAGGATCTAGAGATGTATGGTGTCAACTACTTCAGCATCAAGAACAAGAAAGGATCAGAGTTGTGGTTGGGAGTGGACGCGTTGGGACTCAACATCTATGACAAAAAGGACAA GATGACCCCAAAGATTGGCTTTCCCTGGAGTGAAATCAGAAATATTTCCTTCAATGACAAGAAGTTCGTCATCAAACCAATCGACAAGAAAGCTCCG GACTTTGTTTTCTATGTACCCCGTCTTCGCATCAACAAACGTATCCTGGCGTTGTGTATGGGGAACCATGACCTGTACATGCGCAGACGTAAACCTGACACCATCGAGGTGCAGCAGATGAAGGCCCAGGCCAGGGAGGAGAAGAACAAGAGGCAGATGGAAAG GGCTCTGCTCgagactgagaaaaaaaagcgAGAAAATGCTGAGAAGGAAACAGAGAAGATTGCCCGTGAGACCATGGAGCTGATGGAGAGATTGAGACAGATTGAAGAGCAGACAAAGAGAGCTCAAGATG AGCTGGAGGAGCAGACTCGCAGGGCTCTTGAGttagagaaggagaggacacTCGCACAGAAGGAGGCTGAGAGTCTGGACAAAGACCGCAGAGCTGCAGTGGAGGCTAAAGCAGCCCTGCTACAACAGTCTGATACTCAGATGAAGAGCCAGGAAAGCCTGGTAGAC GCCACTGAGCTGGCAGAGCTTACCTCTAAGATCTCTCAGCTGGAAGAGGCCAAGAAGAAAAAGGACGAGGAGACAAATAGATGGCAGAAAAGG GCGATGATGGCAGAGGCTGATTTGGAGCGAACCAAAGAGGAGCTGAAGTCTAAACTCATGGGTGTCCACATCCAGGATTCAGTCCACCCTCATATGCATGATCACGATGAGACGGATGAGAGCAGCGCAGAGGCAAGTGCTGAGCTGACTTCTCCAGGCATGGTCCGTGATCGCAGCGAGGAGGAAAGAGTAACAGAGGCCCAGAAGAACCAGAGACTGCAGAAAAACTTGAAG TTCCTGAGCACTGAGCTGGCTGGAGCTGTAGACGAGAGCAAGAAGACCCCCAATGACCTGATCCACGCTGAGAATGTGAAGGCAGGCCGTGACAAATACAAGACCCTACGTCAGATTCGTCAGGGCAACACCAAACAACGCATTGATGAATTTGAGTCCATGTGA